Genomic segment of Acidobacteriota bacterium:
ATCGTCCACCGCGGGCCGGGCGGGGTCGGGGTGGTGCCGGCCGGATCCGGCATGCCGGAGCTGACGCGCCTGACGCTCGACGAATTGGTTCGGCTCGCAGGAGCGATCGACGCCCTGCGCGCCGAGTGCGACGTGCTTCTCATCGACACACCGGCGGGCATCGGTGACGACGTGTCGCGCCTCGCGCAGCTCAGCGATCGCGTCCTGCTCGTCACCTGGCCCGAGCCGACGGCGCTCGTGGACGCGTACGCGGTCCTCAAGGTCTTCCGCCGCCAGAGGCCCGATCTCGAGGTGGGCTTGCTGGTGAACGGGGTTGCCGACGCGGCGGAGGCGGAGCGGGTTCACCGGCAGCTCGACCGCGCGGCCTTGCGCTTTCTGGGCCGGGGGGTGGCGCTGCAGGGCCACGTCGTCCGGGACGAGGCGGTCCGCGAGGCGTCGCGCCGCCAACGCGCCGTCGTCGCCGTCAGTCCGCTTTCGCCGGCGGCACGCTGTTTCGAACGGCTGGCGCTTCGGATCGCGGCGCTTGCCGGCGCCTACATGCGGGGGGTCACCGGAGAAGAAACCGGAAACGCGGTTCCGGCGGAGCTGGTGCATTGAAGGGCAAGGAGAAAACGATGCGTGACACCCCGCTCGTCGACCCCGACGTCGAGTGGACCGCGGAAGCCCGGATTCCCGGTTCCCCGGCGCGCGAGCGCCTTCTGCTCGCCCACGTGGGCCTGGTGAAGTACCTCGCCCACCGGATCGGGTCGCGGCTCGCCGGCCAGGTCGACTACGACGACCTCGCCGGCGACGGACTGCTGGGGTTGATCGAGGCAGTCGACCGCTTCGACCCGAAGCACAACGTCCAGTTC
This window contains:
- a CDS encoding MinD/ParA family protein translates to MGPGGRRGGDTVNGRRYPRSIRRARRALALAIASGKGGVGKTTVAGNLALALARTGLSVVVLDGDLGLANVDVLLGMTPHRTLEHFFREGVPIEEIVHRGPGGVGVVPAGSGMPELTRLTLDELVRLAGAIDALRAECDVLLIDTPAGIGDDVSRLAQLSDRVLLVTWPEPTALVDAYAVLKVFRRQRPDLEVGLLVNGVADAAEAERVHRQLDRAALRFLGRGVALQGHVVRDEAVREASRRQRAVVAVSPLSPAARCFERLALRIAALAGAYMRGVTGEETGNAVPAELVH